From a region of the Brevibacterium siliguriense genome:
- a CDS encoding GNAT family N-acetyltransferase: MTSTTIAELPWWDLAEVADHDAAIFGPTAWTLGYYWSVKAQNGTVMLAARTASAGDLAGWIVMSGAGAEADVMTIATTEAARGKGIGRDLLQAGIDWAKDRGCEVVHLEVDERNAAALGMYSSFGFEEWGRRPDYYPGAAGILMRLRVGD; the protein is encoded by the coding sequence ATGACCTCGACGACCATCGCGGAGCTTCCCTGGTGGGACCTCGCCGAGGTGGCCGACCACGATGCGGCGATCTTCGGCCCGACCGCGTGGACGCTCGGCTACTACTGGTCGGTGAAGGCGCAGAACGGCACGGTCATGCTCGCCGCCAGGACAGCCTCGGCGGGAGACCTGGCAGGGTGGATCGTCATGTCAGGGGCCGGCGCAGAAGCCGACGTGATGACGATCGCCACCACCGAGGCGGCACGCGGCAAGGGAATCGGCCGCGACCTGCTGCAGGCCGGAATCGATTGGGCGAAGGACCGCGGCTGCGAGGTCGTCCACCTCGAGGTCGATGAACGCAATGCCGCGGCGCTGGGGATGTACTCTTCCTTCGGATTCGAGGAATGGGGGAGGCGCCCGGACTACTATCCGGGTGCGGCGGGTATTCTCATGCGCCTGCGAGTCGGTGACTAG
- a CDS encoding biliverdin-producing heme oxygenase, whose product MSEPFSARLKASTAAIHDEVEHTTFMVDLMEGRLDSRAYALLLKQYDVIYGVLESKSRELAEDPVFAPFFDAHLFRADRIAADLAALDGVELPVMPGSTAYAAHLERLERAEQVIAHHYTRYLGDLSGGQAIGTLMSRHYGLPATSLTMWDFAELGKTKPYKDAYRSRLDQVAATGGDEQIVIDETVEAFRLNGALLVDLTEATEQRTVPVA is encoded by the coding sequence ATGTCTGAACCGTTCTCCGCTCGGCTCAAGGCCAGCACCGCCGCCATCCACGACGAGGTCGAGCACACCACGTTCATGGTCGACCTCATGGAAGGACGGCTCGATTCCCGGGCCTACGCCCTCCTGCTCAAGCAATACGACGTCATCTACGGAGTGCTCGAGTCCAAATCGCGGGAGTTAGCCGAGGATCCGGTCTTCGCTCCGTTCTTCGACGCCCATCTGTTCCGAGCCGACCGCATCGCCGCCGACCTGGCCGCGCTCGACGGCGTCGAGCTGCCTGTCATGCCCGGCTCCACCGCCTATGCCGCGCACCTGGAGCGGCTTGAACGGGCCGAACAGGTCATCGCCCACCATTACACGCGCTACCTCGGCGACCTCTCCGGCGGTCAGGCGATCGGCACTCTCATGTCCCGGCACTACGGTCTGCCGGCGACCTCGCTGACGATGTGGGACTTCGCAGAGCTCGGCAAGACCAAGCCGTACAAGGATGCCTACCGCAGCCGCCTCGATCAGGTGGCGGCGACCGGTGGCGACGAGCAGATCGTCATCGACGAGACGGTGGAGGCCTTCCGGCTCAACGGAGCTCTGCTCGTCGACCTCACCGAGGCGACCGAGCAGCGCACGGTTCCGGTCGCCTAG
- a CDS encoding aldo/keto reductase: MTRVQLADTDLFVHPLQLGGNPFGWGADRDQSFAVLDAYAEAGGNFIDTADAYSAWVEGNSGGESESIIGEWMKARGNRDDMVIATKVGMHPKGRGLDPANIRNCVDDSLRRLGTDHIDVYYAHRDDDDVDQVAVAETFDALVRSGKVSYLGASNFSLERLQKARKISTKFSLACYRVVQDRFNLVSRAAVDPQKQAYLRSEGMAELPFHSLASGFLTGKHTGGDATGSVRGDRVADFVDDQKALGALEVLHDVAADHEASMTATAIAWQLAHDFIPSTIASARVPEQLTELLAGTEMQLSPEEKTALDGAWVEA, encoded by the coding sequence ATGACACGTGTGCAATTGGCAGATACCGATCTCTTCGTTCACCCTCTTCAGCTGGGCGGCAACCCCTTCGGCTGGGGCGCGGATCGGGATCAGAGCTTCGCTGTCCTCGACGCCTATGCCGAGGCCGGTGGAAACTTCATCGACACCGCCGATGCGTACTCGGCCTGGGTCGAGGGGAACTCGGGCGGAGAGTCCGAATCGATCATCGGCGAATGGATGAAGGCTCGCGGTAACCGCGATGACATGGTCATCGCCACCAAGGTCGGCATGCACCCGAAAGGTCGGGGCCTCGATCCGGCAAACATCCGCAACTGCGTCGACGACTCGCTGCGCCGACTCGGCACCGACCACATCGACGTCTACTACGCGCATAGAGACGATGATGACGTCGACCAGGTCGCGGTCGCCGAGACCTTCGACGCGCTCGTCCGCTCCGGCAAGGTCAGCTACCTCGGAGCATCGAACTTCAGTCTCGAACGACTGCAGAAGGCACGGAAGATCTCGACGAAGTTCTCCCTGGCCTGCTACCGGGTCGTCCAGGACCGGTTCAACCTCGTCTCGCGCGCCGCAGTCGATCCGCAGAAGCAGGCGTACCTGCGATCTGAGGGGATGGCCGAACTGCCCTTCCACTCACTGGCCTCCGGGTTCCTCACCGGCAAGCACACCGGCGGCGACGCCACCGGAAGCGTGCGCGGTGACCGTGTGGCCGATTTCGTCGACGACCAGAAAGCCCTCGGCGCCCTGGAGGTCCTCCACGACGTCGCCGCCGACCACGAGGCGTCGATGACGGCCACGGCCATCGCCTGGCAGCTCGCCCACGACTTCATCCCCTCGACCATCGCCTCGGCGCGGGTGCCCGAACAGCTCACCGAGCTTCTCGCCGGCACGGAGATGCAGCTGAGCCCCGAAGAGAAGACCGCCCTCGACGGAGCCTGGGTGGAAGCATGA
- a CDS encoding SRPBCC family protein has translation MSETSPRLVTWENGTDLVIELSLGSDVETVWSALNDSDRARTWFAPFRLGEESADAGDEPDVPASRPITFELEDADLDGEVLSCEEYDHVLLELETFGVLGIRLLPFEGESGDETLLVFTHTAPDVESARTQAADFGPMWDTHLRLFARALGLDIAEATESELDAVYSDLALEIADSGDGAASADGTES, from the coding sequence ATGAGCGAAACCAGCCCCCGCCTGGTCACCTGGGAGAACGGAACCGACCTCGTCATAGAGCTGTCCCTGGGGAGTGACGTCGAAACGGTGTGGAGCGCACTGAACGATTCGGACAGGGCGCGGACATGGTTCGCGCCGTTCCGCCTCGGCGAAGAATCGGCGGATGCGGGGGATGAACCCGACGTACCTGCGTCCCGTCCGATCACCTTCGAACTCGAGGACGCCGATCTGGACGGTGAGGTGCTCAGCTGCGAGGAGTACGACCACGTGCTGCTCGAGCTCGAGACCTTCGGAGTGCTGGGGATCCGGCTGCTGCCGTTCGAAGGAGAGTCGGGTGATGAGACCTTGCTCGTGTTCACCCACACCGCCCCCGACGTCGAATCTGCTCGCACCCAGGCCGCCGACTTCGGGCCCATGTGGGACACCCACCTGCGCCTGTTCGCCCGGGCCCTCGGCCTCGACATCGCCGAGGCGACCGAATCCGAACTCGACGCGGTCTACTCCGACCTTGCCCTCGAGATTGCGGATTCCGGGGACGGCGCTGCCTCGGCTGACGGGACCGAATCATGA
- the tsaD gene encoding tRNA (adenosine(37)-N6)-threonylcarbamoyltransferase complex transferase subunit TsaD, with product MSEPLVLGIESSCDETGVGIVRGRTLLTNTVSSSMDEHVRFGGVVPEVASRAHVQAIGPAIASACETAEVELADIDAIAVTAGPGLSGALMVGVGAAKGLAAALNRPLYGVNHLAAHVAVDLVAEDIDGLTTPTIALLVSGGHTEILRIGDVVDDIELLGATIDDAAGEAFDKTARLLGLNYPGGPNISKAALGLLDGTGVPGDRNAVKFPRGLAKKQDLRDPERRYNFSFSGLKTAALREVTKAETLGADLRVADIAAGFEDAVVDVLVAKTLLAASDTGINHVVLGGGVAANTHLREVLAARCTEAGVTLRVPPLKLCTDNGAMVAALGAELVSRGIGPSDLSFAAVSSLDVDHVLV from the coding sequence ATGAGCGAACCTCTCGTCCTCGGCATCGAATCCTCATGCGACGAGACCGGGGTGGGCATCGTCCGCGGGCGCACGCTGCTGACGAACACCGTGTCATCGTCGATGGACGAACATGTCCGCTTCGGCGGGGTCGTGCCGGAAGTCGCCTCCCGCGCCCATGTGCAGGCCATCGGCCCGGCCATCGCCTCGGCGTGTGAGACCGCCGAGGTGGAGCTGGCCGATATCGACGCCATTGCCGTCACCGCCGGTCCGGGGCTCTCCGGCGCACTCATGGTCGGGGTCGGTGCGGCCAAGGGGCTTGCCGCGGCCCTGAACAGGCCACTCTACGGAGTGAATCATCTGGCCGCGCATGTGGCCGTCGACCTCGTCGCCGAGGACATCGACGGGCTGACGACGCCGACCATCGCCCTGCTCGTCTCGGGTGGACACACTGAGATCCTGCGCATCGGCGACGTTGTCGACGACATCGAGCTCCTCGGCGCCACCATCGACGATGCCGCAGGTGAGGCCTTCGACAAGACCGCGCGGCTGCTGGGACTCAACTATCCTGGAGGCCCGAACATCTCGAAGGCGGCTCTCGGCCTGCTCGACGGCACCGGAGTTCCCGGCGACCGGAATGCCGTGAAATTCCCACGCGGACTCGCGAAGAAGCAGGACCTCCGTGACCCCGAGCGCCGGTATAACTTCTCGTTCTCCGGGCTGAAGACCGCGGCCCTGCGCGAGGTGACGAAGGCGGAGACTCTGGGCGCGGACCTGCGGGTGGCCGATATCGCTGCCGGGTTCGAAGATGCCGTCGTCGACGTCCTCGTGGCCAAGACTCTGCTCGCGGCATCCGACACGGGCATCAACCATGTCGTCCTCGGCGGGGGAGTGGCCGCGAATACGCACCTGCGTGAAGTGCTCGCTGCTCGCTGCACCGAGGCGGGCGTGACTCTGCGGGTGCCGCCGCTGAAACTGTGTACGGACAACGGTGCCATGGTCGCAGCTCTCGGCGCGGAGCTCGTCTCCCGCGGAATCGGGCCGAGCGACCTGTCCTTCGCCGCCGTCTCCTCATTGGACGTCGATCATGTCCTCGTCTGA
- a CDS encoding NUDIX domain-containing protein codes for MSSSENGSNSAAERNAQAAKSMRLPDGRPPRRSGDGWTYGSDGKKHWGLNGAAGLMLVDPDRGVLMQHRALWSVEGGTWGFPGGARDMGESAVDAAVRESWEEAGVPDQDGSGIKILETHVLDLDTWSYTTVIAKTLRRFDAVINDPESIQLSWVPLDELDDYELHPGVASALPTLLELLRPHL; via the coding sequence ATGTCCTCGTCTGAGAACGGCTCGAACAGTGCCGCCGAGCGGAACGCGCAGGCGGCGAAGTCCATGCGTCTGCCTGACGGTCGGCCGCCTCGGCGATCGGGTGATGGCTGGACGTACGGGTCCGATGGGAAGAAGCACTGGGGTCTCAACGGGGCTGCGGGGCTCATGCTCGTCGATCCCGATCGCGGTGTGCTCATGCAGCACCGGGCACTGTGGTCGGTCGAGGGTGGAACCTGGGGCTTCCCCGGCGGGGCCCGGGACATGGGCGAGTCGGCCGTCGACGCCGCGGTCCGGGAGTCCTGGGAAGAGGCCGGGGTGCCGGACCAGGACGGGTCTGGCATCAAGATCCTCGAGACGCATGTCCTCGACCTCGATACCTGGAGCTACACAACAGTGATCGCGAAGACCCTGCGCCGTTTCGACGCCGTCATCAACGACCCCGAGAGCATCCAACTGTCGTGGGTGCCACTCGATGAGCTCGACGACTACGAACTCCATCCGGGAGTCGCCTCGGCACTGCCGACGCTGTTGGAGCTGCTGCGCCCCCACCTGTGA
- a CDS encoding glutamate--cysteine ligase, whose protein sequence is MVDFARSPRSTLGVEWELALLDSRSLDLTPAAETLLADVAEHAPAFEKKIVGEMLTNTIELVTDVHEQVFTVAEDLATSIGALRKLTEHRGVELMSAGTHPFAQWQSQEVRAKDRYLELVDRTQWWGRNMLIFGVHVHVGIDSRDKVLPIVNALLAYVPHLQALSASSPFWGGTDTGYASNRAMMFQQLPTAGLPFQFDEWADYEKYVDDMLTTGIIDTINEIRWDIRPAPHWGTVEVRVCDGLPTLEEILAVTAFIQCLVDDMSARLDAGETLPTMPDWFHNENKWRAARYGMDAIIIENAAADERLVTECLADEIERLMPVAERLGCVEELRSITSIIDRGVPYQRLKRVLAQTGSLTEVTRSLIGDLRSSYS, encoded by the coding sequence CTCGGTGTCGAGTGGGAACTGGCTCTGCTGGATTCCCGCAGCCTGGACCTGACCCCGGCCGCCGAGACTCTGTTGGCAGATGTGGCCGAGCATGCACCCGCGTTCGAGAAGAAGATCGTCGGCGAGATGCTGACGAACACCATCGAGCTCGTCACCGATGTCCACGAGCAGGTCTTCACCGTCGCCGAGGATCTGGCCACCTCGATCGGGGCGCTGCGGAAGCTGACCGAGCACCGCGGCGTCGAGCTGATGTCGGCGGGCACCCACCCGTTCGCGCAATGGCAGTCGCAGGAAGTCCGGGCGAAGGACCGCTACCTCGAGCTCGTCGATCGCACCCAGTGGTGGGGTCGGAATATGCTCATCTTCGGTGTCCACGTACACGTCGGCATCGACTCGCGCGACAAGGTGCTGCCGATCGTCAACGCGCTCCTCGCCTATGTCCCGCATCTGCAGGCATTGAGCGCATCGTCTCCGTTCTGGGGCGGCACGGACACCGGCTACGCTTCGAACCGGGCGATGATGTTCCAGCAGCTGCCGACGGCGGGGCTGCCGTTCCAATTCGATGAGTGGGCGGACTACGAGAAGTATGTCGACGATATGCTCACCACCGGAATCATCGACACCATCAATGAGATCCGCTGGGACATCCGGCCCGCCCCGCACTGGGGCACCGTCGAGGTCCGCGTCTGCGACGGGCTGCCGACGCTCGAGGAGATCCTCGCTGTCACCGCGTTCATCCAGTGTCTCGTCGACGACATGTCGGCCCGCCTCGACGCCGGTGAGACCCTGCCGACGATGCCCGATTGGTTCCACAACGAGAACAAATGGCGTGCCGCCCGCTACGGCATGGATGCGATCATCATCGAGAACGCCGCAGCCGACGAACGTCTCGTCACCGAATGCCTCGCCGACGAGATCGAACGCCTGATGCCCGTGGCCGAGCGCCTCGGCTGCGTCGAGGAACTGCGCTCGATCACCTCGATCATCGACCGCGGGGTTCCCTACCAGCGCCTGAAACGAGTGTTGGCCCAGACGGGGTCGCTCACCGAAGTGACCCGCTCCCTCATCGGCGACCTGCGCAGCTCGTACAGCTGA